CGCTTGCTGGTGTCGGAATCGGTGCGCGGCCACGGCGTCGACGCCTTCATTACACACTCGCCGCCGCAGGGCATCCACGATATCCCGGAAGACCGCGCGCATCGCGGCTTCAAGGCGTTTCACTACCTGATGCGCTGGGCACGCCCGCGCTATTTGCTGCACGGACACGTCGATACCTGGGACCGGCGGCAGGCGATCCAGACCGTGTTCTACCGGACGGCAGTCGTCAACATCAACCCGGTGACGGTCCTGGATTTAGGCGAGGCGGATTAAGGAACCTAAGCGGCGCGTCCCGCACGTTGGGGGCGCGGCGTATCGTTAACGAATCCTACTTCTCGAACGGTAGAAGGACTATGTGGCGAAACTACTACAGCGTGACATCAATTGAGGAAGCGCTCGATCTGCTGGGGCAGTACGGTGCACAAGCGCGTGTCGTGGCCGGTGCCACCGACCTCATTCTGGAACTGGAACGAGGGCAGCGGACGGGCGTCGATACGCTGATCGACATCACGCGCGTGCCCGGCCTGGACGAGATTACCGTGCGCAGCGACTCGATCCGGTTGGGGCCGCTGGTGACGCATAACCACGTCGTACACCACCCGGCGATCGTGGATCGCGCGCTGCCGCTGGCGCAGGCGGCATGGTCGGTCGGCGCGCCGCAAATCCGCAACCGGGGCACGGTGGCGGGCAACGTGATCACGGCCAGCCCGGCCAACGACACGATTACGCCGCTGTGGGCGCTGGGCGCGTCGGTGACGCTCAGCTCGGTGCGCGGCGAGCGTACGGTCGATTTCCCGGCGTTTTACCAAGGCGTGCGCCGCACGGTTATGGAGCCGGACGAGCTGCTGACGGGGATCACGTTCCCGATGCTGGCTCCCCACGAGCGCGGCATTTTCCTCAAGCTGGGCTTGCGCCGCGCGCAGGCGATCTCGGTGGTGAACATCGCGGTGATCGTCGGGCTGGACGGCGACACGATCACGGACACGCGCATCACGTTGGGCAGCGTCGCGCCGACGATCATCCGCGCGCCGCTGGCCGAGGCCTATTTGCAGGGCAAGACGCTCAGCGACGAGACGATCCGCGAGGCGGCGCGGCTGGTAGCCGAGACGCCCAAGCCGATTGACGACGTGCGCAGCACCGCGACGTACCGCTCGGAGATGTGCCGCGTGCTGGGCGCGCGCTCGCTCCGCGCGCTGCGCGACGGCGTGCAACGCGAAGCGTGGCCGGAAGACCCGGCAATGCTGTGGGGGCCGGACGAGGGCCACGTGCCCGCGCCGCTGCCTGCTTCCGTCCGGCACGAGGACGTGGCGGCGGATACTATCGTCACCACGGTGAACGGCCAGATCTTTTCCCGAACGGGCGGCGTGGACAAGACGCTGCTGCGCTTTCTGCGCGAAGATATCGGCCTGCCGGGGACGAAGGAAGGCTGCGCCGAGGGTGAGTGCGGGGCGTGCACGGTCTTCCTGGACGGCATGGCGGTTATGGCGTGCCTGGTGCCTGCGCCACGCGCGCACGGCGCGGAGATCGTCACGGTCGAGGGGCTGGCGCAGAACGGCGACCTGCACCCGATCCAGCAGGCGTTTGTGGAGACCGGCGCGGTTCAGTGCGGTTACTGCACGCCCGGCTTCCTGATGGCCGGGGCCAAGCTGCTGGAGGAACATCCGCAGCCCTCCCGCGAGCAGATCGAGCAGAGCATCACCGGCAACCTGTGCCGGTGCACAGGGTATTACAAGATCGTGGAAGCCTTCGAAAAAGCCGCACAACACGTGGCCGAGCCTGAGCACGGTTAGCCGGGTGGCCACGCGGAGGAGACGCAATGACGCGCTATAACCCAACTCAGGTTGACGCCAAGCCGAAGGGTCGCCCGCTGCTGCCGGTGATCGGTCTGGTGCTGGCCGTGTGCTTCGCGGCGATTGCCTACGTGGCCGCGCCGCCGCTGGTGGACCTTATCGCCGAGCAAAGCCCGAAGATCAGCAGCCAGTTTGCGGAGTTCAGGCGCGATTATGGCGAGAACAGCGTGGACTACATCTTCACGGGGCTGCTATGGCTGACCCTGTTGGGCGTGTCGGCGTTCGTCGTGGCGCTGCTGGCGGGCAGTGACGGGACGAAGAAGACGTACGAACTGATGGGACCGCATCCCAAAGACACCAAAGCGATGGCGAAGGCACATCGCAAAGCGCAAAAACAGGCGAAAAAGCGCCTGAAGCAGCGCGAATCGCAGCGTAAACGGGAATAGCGACCCTACCGATCTGTGGATTGAAACCTTGCGCGAGGAGTTAGCAGCGTGGAACAGCAGAATCATGTTCTGGGGCAAAGCATCCGCCGGATGGACGCGGTCGGGAAAGTGACCGGCGAGACGCCGTATCCCGGCGATATCGACCTGGACGGCCAGTTGTGGATGAAGATCCGGTTCGCGGACCGGGTCCACGCGCGCGTGCTCGCGATCGATACCAGCCGAGCCGAGGCCTATCCGGGCGTGGTGGCGGTGTTTACGGCCAAAGACGTGCCGGTGAACGAATATGGCCTGGGCACGTTCGATCAGCCGGTGTTGTGCGGGCCGGGCAGCGCCAAAGCGGGCGCGGACATTGTGCGCTGCGTGAGCGACTACGTCGCGTGTGTGGTGGCGGAAACTGAGAAGATCGCCGCCGAAGCGGTCAAGCTGCTCGACGTCACCTACGAGGATCTGCCGATCGTGGTCGATGCCGAAGCGGCGATGCGGGACGGCGCGCCGCAGTTGCACGCCGACGTGCCGAACAATATCATGACGCACCACCGCATCCGCTTCGGCGACATGGACGCGGGTTGGGCGCAGGCGGACGTGATCATCGAGGGCGAGTACCACACCGGCTACCAGGAGCACGCCTATTTGCAGCCGGAAGCGGGACTCGGCTACCTCGACGAGGAAGGCCGCATCACGGTCCTGGTCGCGGGGCAGTGGGTGCACGAGGACCAGGAGCAGGTGGCGCATGCGCTCGGCCTGCCGGAAGACCAGATCCGCATCATCTACCCGGCCATCGGCGGCGCGTTCGGCGGGCGCGAGGATATGTCGGTCCAGATCGTGCTGGCGCTGGCCGCGTGGAAGCTGAACCAGCCGGTGAAGATCATCTGGAGCCGCGAGGAGTCGATAATCGGGCACCACAAGCGCCACCCGATGATCCTGCGCTCGAAGTGGGGCGCGACGCGTGACGGTAAGGTGGTCGCCGCCGAAGCGACGGTCATCGCGGACGCGGGCGCGTATGCGTACACGACGCCGAAAGTGCTGGGCAACGCCAACCTGATGGTCACCGGTCCGTACGCGATTCCCAACGTCAAGGTGGATTCGTTCGGTGTGTATACCAACAACATCCCCAGCGGCGCGTTCCGGGGCTTTGGCGGGCCGCAAGGCGCGTTCGCCGCTGAGTCGCAGATGAACAAACTGGCTGAAGCGCTGGATATGGACCCGATCGAGATCCGGCTCAAGAACGTGCTGCGCGAGGGGACTATCTTCTGCACCGGGACTCCGCTGCCGCCCGGCGTCACGCTGGACCGCGTCCTGCAAGACGGTGCGATGCAGAGCGACTACTGGGACTGCGTCGAGGCGCAGTGGCGCAAGCGCCCGGTCAAGCATCACGTGGACGGCGCCAAGCGGCGCGGCGTGGGCATGGCGATGGGCTTCAAGAACATCGGTTTCAGCTTTGGCGCGCCGGAACAGAACTGGGCCACGGTCGAGATTCATGGCGACGGCCAGATCGAGCGCGTCGTGGTTCACCAGGCGGGCGCGGACGTCGGGCAGGGCGCGCACACCATCTTCGTGCAGATGGCTGCCGAGGCGGTGGGCGTGCCGGTGGAGATGGTCGAGCTGCTCGGCCATGACACCGCCACCAACGGAACGTCCGGCAGCGCGTCGGCTTCGCGCATGACGTTCATGGCCGGAAACGCGATCAAGGGCGCAGGGGAAATGGCGCTCCATAAGTGGCTCGACGAGGAACGCCCGGCGATTGCCACGTACCAGTATCGCCCACCCGCGACCACGGCGCTCGATCCTGAGACCGGCGCGTGCAAGCCGAACTTTTCGTACGGCTACCTGGCGCAGTTCGTCGAGGTCGAAGTGGACGTCGAAACCGGCTTCGTGGACGTGGTACGCGTCGTGTCCGCGCATGACGTCGGCAAGGCGCTCAACCCGATGCTGGTCGAGGGCCAGATCGAAGGTGCGGTCGTGCAGGCGCTCGGCTACGCGGTGATGGAAAATCTAGTCACTAAAGAGGGGCGCGTGATGAATCCGTACCTCTCGACGTACCTGATCCCGACGATCTGGGACATCCCGCGCGAGGTGAAGTCGGTGATCCTGGAGTTCGGCGATCCCGAAGGGCCGTGGGGCGCGCGGGGCATGGCGGAAATGCCGTTTATCGCGCTGGCGCCCGCCATCACCGCGGCCATTCACGACGCGACCGGCGTGTGGATCGACCAGATCCCGCTGCTGCCGGAGCGCGTGGTGAGCGAGATGCGCCCACACGGTTTGGGCGTAATCTGAGGCGGACTGCTAGACTCAGCCTGGGCAGAGGCAGCAGATCCGTAAGATGGCTGCGGGAGCCTGCAGCGACACCTGACCGATCCGAGCGCGAGGGCTGTGCCGATGCAACTGAAGGAAGCGCTGCGCGTGCAGCGCGGCGATGTCGTAGCGTTCATCGGGGCCGGCGGCAAGACGTCGGCCCTGTTTCGCCTCGCGCGCGAGCTGCAAGCCGATGGCTGGCGCGTGCTGGCGACCACGACAACCCGCATCGCACGCAGCGAAGTACGCGAGGCACCACTGGCCGCCCGCTTGACCCCCGACGTGACGCCGGAGATGATCCGGCAGTGGCTCACGGTCTACGGGTTCGTGTTCCTCTATGGAGCCGATAACCGCAGCAAGAACCGCATCACCGGGTTGCATCCCGACGTTATCTCTGACCTGATGGACTCTGTGAACTCGGATGTGATCCTGATCGAAGCGGACGGCGCGCGGCGGAAGTCGTTCAAGGTTCCGTACGATCACGAGCCGGTGATTCCCCGCGACACGTCGCTGGTCGTGCCGGTGGCGGGCATCGACGCGCTGGGGCAGCCGCTCGACGAGCAGCACGTGTACAACGCGACGCGCATCCAGGAGCGCTACGGCTTCCCCGACGGCGAGCCGCTCATTCCGCCGTGGATGGCGGTCGCGATCCGCGATTCGGAGTTGGGCCTGCGCAACATTCCCGACCACGTGCGCGTGATCCCGCTGCTGAACAAAGTGCCGTCGAGCGGACTGACGCGGATGCGCGCGCGGCGTGTGGCGCAGCTCGTCTTGCGCTCGGAGCGTGTGGAGGCGGTGGTCATGGGCGAAATGCAGTCCGAGGCGGAGCCGGTGCACGAGGTTCAGCGGCGCGTGGCGGCCATCGTGCTGGCGGCGGGCATGTCGACGCGCATGGGCCAGTCTAAGGCGCTGCTGCCGTGGGATAGCAACCGCACGGTAATCGAGGCAGTCGTCAGCCGCCTGGTGACGGCGCGTATCCAGGACATCGTCGTCGTGACAGGCCATCAAGCGGACCGTGTGGCGCGCGTGCTGGCGAATACGCCGGCGACGCTGGCGCACAATCCGCGCTTTGCCGAGGGCGAAATGTTGTCGTCGCTGCAAGCCGGGCTGAACGCGATGTCCGCGCCGGTATCAGCGTGCCTGGTGGTGCTCGGCGACCAGCCGACGCTCGATCCCCGCGTGATCCTCAACGTCATGGCGGCCTACAACGAGGGCAGGGGCGAGATCGTCGCGCCGGAATACCGGGGCGAACGCGGCCACCCGATGCTGATTGGTCGCCGCTTCTGGCCGGAACTGCTGGCGCTCGACAGCGGCGCGCCGCGCGACGTGATCCGGCAGCACCCCGACCACCTTGTGTGCGTCGAGGTCGACACCGATTCGATCCTGCGCGACATCGACACGCCCGAACAATACCACCTGGAACGTCGCCGGGCCGGGCTGCGGTAGAGCTTGTTATAAACTACCCCCATCCCTTGGCCCTGGCCCCACGCAAGCGACACGGATGGCGAATTGATTTTGTAGGGGCAGTTGCCACCCCACCAAACACGTGTTTGGCGAGGCCCCTGGCTCATGAACTGCCCCTACCGGGTGGGTCAGAAACCGCCTCTACGAAACGCCATCGCGTCGCGCTCGCCAACAGGTCCGCAAGCGGAGGGAAGGGAAACCAGCCCACATGATATGTGTTGCGAGGGGACCCCGGAAAACTGGGCGGAGCAAGCCCCGCCCCTACGCTACGGCGTCGGCGTCGGCACGGTGATGATACCGGACGTGTCGCTGGTGGGCACGACAGGCGTCGCCGTCGGTTCAGGCTCCCCGATGAAAATCGTGATCTCGCACAGCGCGCGCAGCCACTGCGTATTATCGAAGACCGTCACTCGGAAGCGATACCGGCCCGGCGCAAAGTTCAGCGGCGAAATGGACCCCAGCGGGCCGTTCACGATCGGCTGGTCGTAGTCGCCTATAGGCGAAAACTGCGCCTCGTCCACATCTGGCTTAATCTCGAAACGATAGAACGCGAAATTGGAGATCGATGCCGTGCCGATGACCGGCGTGGACTCGAATATGAGCTGCCCATTGGCCGGGATCTCGATGTTGGCCGAGTCGGCGGGGCAGCCGACGATCTCGCCCGCGTCCGGCATGATGGTGCCGACCAGCGTCGCGGTGGGCACGGGTGTGGCGAAGATCTGGTCCGAGCCGGACTCTTGCGGCGTCGTGTTGAGCGACAGCGGCGCGTTGGCTGCCGGGGTACTGGTGACGAAGCGTTCCATGCCGGCGTCGGACGCAGCACCGCCTGTGATCCTAAGGTCGCGCAGGTTGGGCGCCACGAACATACTGATCGCCCATACGCTCAGCAGCAGCTCGACCAGCAATCCGCCCACCGTGATCGCGCTGGCGCGGCGCACGAGGGCCTGTTCGCGTTCCAGCTTGAACTGGGCCAGCGACAGGTCGCGGCGCGCGCGGAACAGCCGGGCGGCCATCCAAAGGATGCCGCCCCCGCACAAAATGTACAGGCCGGACGAAATCGTTTCGACGAAAAAGACCAGACTACTCATGGGTGCGGCCCGTTTTCCATCTCCTGGGGATCAAAAGGCGGCAGCTCGCGCAGAACGCCGCGCAGAAGCAGCGTCAGGTGGGGCACAATCTGGCGGCCCAGGCGCAGCACGTCCTCGTGGCTGACTTCCTGGACCGTCTCGACGTTATCAATGGACATATTGGTGATGGTGGAAAGACCGAGCACGCGCATACCCGCGTGGTACGCCACCAGCGCTTCGGGTGCGGTGGACATGCCGACCGAGTCGCCGCCCAACAGGCGCAGCATCCGTACTTCGGCTGGCGTTTCAAAGGCGGGGCCGGAGAGCGACACGTATACGCCGTCGCGCAGCGTGAGGTTGTTCGCCGCCGCGACGCGATGCGCCAGCTTACCCAGCGCGGGATTGTACATGCGCGTGTGGATCGAAAACCGGGGGCCGTACGCGTCGAGGTTGGGACCGAGCAGCGGATTGGTTCCGGTGATGCCGGGCAGGTTGATATGGTCGTTGATGAGCATGATGTCCCCGGTTGAGAAGCTGGCGTTCAGGCCACCCGCCGCGTTGGTCAGGATGACCGTATTTACGCCGAGCAGCTTCATCACGCGCACGGGCAGCGTGACCTGCTGCATCGTATAGCCCTCGTAGAAGTGGGCACGCCCCTGCATCGCCACGACTGTGTGGCCTTCGAGCTGGCCAATCACCAGCCGCCCTGCATGTCCCTTGACCGTGCTGTGCGGCCAGTGCGGGATGTCAGCGTAGTCGATCGCGTCCGGCGCTTCGATGGCGTCGATCAGCGGGCCAAGCCCCGATCCCAGGACCAAGCCGATGGCCGGTTGTTGGGATGTATGAGTGCGGATGAAATCGGCGGCTTCGCGGTAGTGCGCTTCGGGGATCACACGGTCGTCCTGCATGCTCGTCTCCAATCCGTCGCGGATACCAGTCGTCCGGCGGCACTGCCGCCGGATCGCTAATTGTAACACGCTCGTCCGCCTTGAGGGAGCCTAGAGCCTGATATGAACTTGTATTCTCCCATCTCCTGGCCCCTTGCCCCACGCAAGTAGAGGTTAGGGGAAGCGCTCCGCGCAATAGAGTTGCATGCGGACCGCGTGAAAACGGGCGGAGCAAGCCCCGCCCCTACGGATCATGGGTCAATGAGTGCGTCAGGAATCCAATTTCTCGCTTAGAAAGTTCCTAACAACCTCTAGAGATTGCGGGAACGAACGAATGAGAAAGCAGTTCGCTCACTCAATAAAAGAGGGCATAACACGCTCTAGATCAGCAGGCAGGCGTCGCCCAGGCTGTAGAAGCGATAGTCGCGCTGGATGGCTTCCTCGTAGGCGTGCAGGATCTGGTCGCGCCCGGCGAACGCGCTGACGAGCATCAGCAGGGTGGATCGGGGCAGGTGGAAGTTGGTCAGCATCACGTCCACCGCGCGGAAGCGGTAACCGGGGATGATGTAGAGATCCGTCGCTTCGTCGATGGCGATCACAGGCCGCCAAGGGCAGGTGGTGTCGGCCAGCGACGCGAGCGTGGCCTGGACGCTGTCCGGGTCGTTGTAAGGCGTACCGTACGCGGCGGAACGAATCGCGGCGGTTTCGAGCGTGCGCACGCTGGTCGTGCCGATAGCGACCACGCGATTGCCGCGCAGCTTGGCCTGGTTGATGATCTGCGCATCTTCGGGCAGCAGCACGGCGCGCTCGCGGTGGATCTTGTGCTGCGTGATGTCGTCCTCGCGCACCGGCGCGAACGTGTCCAGCCCGATGTGCAGCGTGCAGTACGCGAACTCAATCCCGCGCCGCTTCAGATCGACCAGCATTTCCGGCGTGAAGTGCAGCCCAGCGGTCGGCGCGGCGGCGGACCCGTCCTGGCGGGCGAAGACGGTCTGATAGCGGTTCGGGTCGGCCAGCGGCGTGGTGATGTACGGCGGCAGCGGCATCTCGCCCAGCGCGTCGAGGTAAGGCTCGACCGGCGCGTCGAACTCGATCACGCGCTGGTTTTCGTCACGCTGCTCGACGACGGTCGCGATCAGATGCTCACCATCGTCCTGGCCGACGGCGAGCTGTGTGCCGGTTTGAAGGTGTTTGCCGCCCACGATCGCCAGCCAGCGCCGGTCGTCGAGCGGACGGAGCAGCAGGATCTCAGCCGCGCCGCCGGTCGGCACCTTGTGCGCGGGCAGCCGCGCTGGGATCACGCGGGTTTGATTGAGCAGCAGTACGTCGCCAGGGGCCAGATACTCGGCGAGATCGCGGAAGGTGCGGTGCTCGATTTCGCCCGTATCACGATGCAGCACGAGCAAACGCGACGCATCGCGCGGCTCAAGGGGCGTCTGTGCGATGCGTTCGGGCGGCAGATTGTAGTCAAATTCGGAAAGGTGCATGGGTTAACGACTCAGCAAACGGAGAATGATGTTAAGCGCAAGGGTCAGCAAAATACTCAGGATGATCATGCTCACGATGGGCGCGAAGCACGAAAAGTTCCGGCTCTGGACGTGAATGTCGCCGGGCAGATGGCCGAAGTCGCGCAGGAACGGGATGCGCCCCAGCACGCTGAACAGCAGTCCCAGCACGACCAGCGCCACGCCAAGCACGATAATCATCCGGCCAATCGAACTCATATCCGACATACCACACCGTGTCCTTTTCGAAAACGGCTAGAACAGCGGCTCCTGGCGCTGGGGACGCTTGATCTTCAGGTGCTCGTAGGCCCGCCGCGTCGCCGTGCGCCCGCGCGGCGTGCGCTCCAAGAAGCCGAGCTGGAGCAGATACGGTTCGTAGACATCCATGATTGTGTCCGGCTCTTCACTAATTGAAGCGGCAATGGTCTCCAGACCGACCGGGCCGCCGTCGAACTTTTCAATAATCGCATGAAGCACGCGGCGGTCGATATCGTCCAGGCCGAGCAGATCGATCTCCAGCAGATCGAGGGCTTCGCCCGCCACCTGCTCGGTGATTTCGCCGTCGGCGCGGACCTCGGCGTAGTCGCGGACGCGCTTGAGCAGGCGCAGCGCCACGCGGGGCGTGCCCCGTGCGCGCCGTGCGATCTCGTGGGTGCCGTCCACGTCGATGGGCACGTTGAGCAGGCCCGCCGCGCGCACGACGATGTCGTGCATAGCCTCGATGCTGTAGAAGTCCAGGCGGTACACCGCGCCGAAGCGCGCCCGGAGCGGGGCTGTCAGCAGGGCGAGCCGTGTCGTCGCGCCGATCACGGTGAAGCGCGGCAGGTTGAGGCGCACGTTTTTGGCCGAAGGGCCTTTGCCGATGACGATGTCCAGCGCGAAGTCTTCCATCGCGGGGTAGAGCACTTCTTCCACGGCACGCCCCAGGCGGTGAATCTCGTCGATGAACAGCACATCGCCTTCACGCAGATGCGTCAGGATCGCAGCCAGGTCGCCCGCGCGTTCGATGGACGGACCTGCTGTGATGCGAATATTGACTTCCATCTCGTTGGCGATGACGTGGGCGAATGTCGTCTTGCCCAGGCCGGGCGGGCCGTAGAGCAGGACGTGATCCAGCGGCTCGTGACGCCCCTTGGCCGCTTCGATCAAAATGCGCAGATTTTCGACCAGACGGTCCTGGCCGGTCATCTCGTTCAGGCGGGTGGGGCGCATGGCCGCATCAACACGATCTTCGGCACGCTTCTTGCCACTGACCATGCGGCTGGCATCAGTCATAATGGGTTTTCCTTGCTCGAACATTTATGCTATGAAGTATACCGGAGGCGGGACAATCGTCCAAGAAGTACGCGGTAATCCAGCAGGGAGCGGTTCCCGGTAAGCGCGGGCTGCGAGATGCTCCGGTAGGCCGCCGCTCACGGAACGCGCCGTTGACAGGCAGCAGGGCGGGGTTACAATTCTGAGGCGCGATTCCGTTCCCCCCGGGAGGCCCGATGAATAACGTTTTTGTCTCGAACCATCCCCTCATCAAGCACAAGCTCACGCTGCTGCGCAGCACCAAGACCGAGCACAAGAAGTTTCGTGAACTCATCCGCGAGCTGGCGATGCTGCTCGGCTACGAGGCGACGGCCAACCTCGATCTCGACGACGTTCCGGTTCAGACGCCGCTGGCGATCACGCCTGGGTATCGCCTGCACGAAGAGATCGGCCTGGTGCCGATTCTGCGGGCGGGCCTGGGTATGGTCGAGGGCTTCCACGAGATGATCCCCGGCGCGCAGGTGTGGCACCTGGGACTCTACCGCGACGAAAAGACGCTGCGCCCGGTGTCGTATTACAACAAGCTGCCGGTTGAGCCGACCGTGCAGGTCTGCCTGATCCTCGACCCGATGCTGGCGACGGGCGGCTCCGCCGTGGCGGCGATCGACGTGCTGAAAGAGTGGGGCGTCAAGCGAATCAAGTTCGTGGGGCTGATCGCCGCGCCGGAAGGGCTGGAAGTCGTGCAGGCCGCGCACCCAGATATTCCCATTCATCTGGCCGCGATCGACGAGCACCTGAACGAGCACGGCTTCATTGTGCCCGGCCTGGGCGACGCGGGCGACCGCCAGTTTGGGACGGCATAAGCGCAGTGGAACGCGGAGTTTGACCGGCGCCGGCCTGCCGGTCGCTGGGTGATGAGGGTGTATGCCGACTAATCATGTGCTGTCGTTCGTGGTGGTATTCGTTACGGCGTTCGGGCTGGCCTTCGCGCTGACGCCGCTGGCGGAACGGCTGGGTCAACGGTGGAGCATTGTGGACCGGCCACGCGGGCGTCACAAGCACCCCAAACCCGTGTCGAAGTTCGGCGGCCTGGGGATGTACGCAGCGTTCACGATCACGGTCGTCGTCGCCCAGTTCTTGCCTGTCGTGCGCACCGACGACAAGGAAATTGTTCGGCTGGTGGGGCTGCTGGTGGGCGGCGCGTTCCTGTTTGTGTTTGGCATCCTCGACGACCGCTACGAATTTGGCGCGCTACCGCAGTACGTCGCGCAGCTCCTCGCGGCGGCGATTGCCGTCCTGTTCCTGATCTTCATCGAGCGCTTTAACAACCCGTTGACGGGCCAGTCCACCCCGGAGTGGCCGTTTGTCGTCACGGTCACGCTGACGCTTCTCTGGCTCGGCTTCATGATGAACACCGTGAACTGGCTCGACGGCGTGGATGGGCTGGCGGCTGGCGTGTGCGGCGTCGCCGCGCTGATGATCTTCATCCACGCGGCGTTCCGGCTGGATCAAGTCAGCGTCAGCCTGCTGCCGCTGGCTCTGCTCGGCGCGATGTTGGGCTTCCTGCCTTACAACTTTCACCCCGCACGCATCTTCATGGGGTCGAACGGATCGCTGTTCCTCGGCTACACGCTCGGCGTGCTAAGCATCATCGGCGGCGCGAAGATGGCGACCGTGCTGCTCGTGATGGGACTGCCGCTGCTGGACGTGGTGTGGCAGATCATCCGCCGCGCGACGACGGGCGGCGACCCGAT
This sequence is a window from Aggregatilinea lenta. Protein-coding genes within it:
- a CDS encoding FAD binding domain-containing protein, with product MTSIEEALDLLGQYGAQARVVAGATDLILELERGQRTGVDTLIDITRVPGLDEITVRSDSIRLGPLVTHNHVVHHPAIVDRALPLAQAAWSVGAPQIRNRGTVAGNVITASPANDTITPLWALGASVTLSSVRGERTVDFPAFYQGVRRTVMEPDELLTGITFPMLAPHERGIFLKLGLRRAQAISVVNIAVIVGLDGDTITDTRITLGSVAPTIIRAPLAEAYLQGKTLSDETIREAARLVAETPKPIDDVRSTATYRSEMCRVLGARSLRALRDGVQREAWPEDPAMLWGPDEGHVPAPLPASVRHEDVAADTIVTTVNGQIFSRTGGVDKTLLRFLREDIGLPGTKEGCAEGECGACTVFLDGMAVMACLVPAPRAHGAEIVTVEGLAQNGDLHPIQQAFVETGAVQCGYCTPGFLMAGAKLLEEHPQPSREQIEQSITGNLCRCTGYYKIVEAFEKAAQHVAEPEHG
- a CDS encoding xanthine dehydrogenase family protein molybdopterin-binding subunit, whose amino-acid sequence is MEQQNHVLGQSIRRMDAVGKVTGETPYPGDIDLDGQLWMKIRFADRVHARVLAIDTSRAEAYPGVVAVFTAKDVPVNEYGLGTFDQPVLCGPGSAKAGADIVRCVSDYVACVVAETEKIAAEAVKLLDVTYEDLPIVVDAEAAMRDGAPQLHADVPNNIMTHHRIRFGDMDAGWAQADVIIEGEYHTGYQEHAYLQPEAGLGYLDEEGRITVLVAGQWVHEDQEQVAHALGLPEDQIRIIYPAIGGAFGGREDMSVQIVLALAAWKLNQPVKIIWSREESIIGHHKRHPMILRSKWGATRDGKVVAAEATVIADAGAYAYTTPKVLGNANLMVTGPYAIPNVKVDSFGVYTNNIPSGAFRGFGGPQGAFAAESQMNKLAEALDMDPIEIRLKNVLREGTIFCTGTPLPPGVTLDRVLQDGAMQSDYWDCVEAQWRKRPVKHHVDGAKRRGVGMAMGFKNIGFSFGAPEQNWATVEIHGDGQIERVVVHQAGADVGQGAHTIFVQMAAEAVGVPVEMVELLGHDTATNGTSGSASASRMTFMAGNAIKGAGEMALHKWLDEERPAIATYQYRPPATTALDPETGACKPNFSYGYLAQFVEVEVDVETGFVDVVRVVSAHDVGKALNPMLVEGQIEGAVVQALGYAVMENLVTKEGRVMNPYLSTYLIPTIWDIPREVKSVILEFGDPEGPWGARGMAEMPFIALAPAITAAIHDATGVWIDQIPLLPERVVSEMRPHGLGVI
- the yqeC gene encoding selenium cofactor biosynthesis protein YqeC, coding for MQLKEALRVQRGDVVAFIGAGGKTSALFRLARELQADGWRVLATTTTRIARSEVREAPLAARLTPDVTPEMIRQWLTVYGFVFLYGADNRSKNRITGLHPDVISDLMDSVNSDVILIEADGARRKSFKVPYDHEPVIPRDTSLVVPVAGIDALGQPLDEQHVYNATRIQERYGFPDGEPLIPPWMAVAIRDSELGLRNIPDHVRVIPLLNKVPSSGLTRMRARRVAQLVLRSERVEAVVMGEMQSEAEPVHEVQRRVAAIVLAAGMSTRMGQSKALLPWDSNRTVIEAVVSRLVTARIQDIVVVTGHQADRVARVLANTPATLAHNPRFAEGEMLSSLQAGLNAMSAPVSACLVVLGDQPTLDPRVILNVMAAYNEGRGEIVAPEYRGERGHPMLIGRRFWPELLALDSGAPRDVIRQHPDHLVCVEVDTDSILRDIDTPEQYHLERRRAGLR
- a CDS encoding purine-nucleoside phosphorylase; this encodes MLQLAIRRQCRRTTGIRDGLETSMQDDRVIPEAHYREAADFIRTHTSQQPAIGLVLGSGLGPLIDAIEAPDAIDYADIPHWPHSTVKGHAGRLVIGQLEGHTVVAMQGRAHFYEGYTMQQVTLPVRVMKLLGVNTVILTNAAGGLNASFSTGDIMLINDHINLPGITGTNPLLGPNLDAYGPRFSIHTRMYNPALGKLAHRVAAANNLTLRDGVYVSLSGPAFETPAEVRMLRLLGGDSVGMSTAPEALVAYHAGMRVLGLSTITNMSIDNVETVQEVSHEDVLRLGRQIVPHLTLLLRGVLRELPPFDPQEMENGPHP
- the queA gene encoding tRNA preQ1(34) S-adenosylmethionine ribosyltransferase-isomerase QueA; the encoded protein is MHLSEFDYNLPPERIAQTPLEPRDASRLLVLHRDTGEIEHRTFRDLAEYLAPGDVLLLNQTRVIPARLPAHKVPTGGAAEILLLRPLDDRRWLAIVGGKHLQTGTQLAVGQDDGEHLIATVVEQRDENQRVIEFDAPVEPYLDALGEMPLPPYITTPLADPNRYQTVFARQDGSAAAPTAGLHFTPEMLVDLKRRGIEFAYCTLHIGLDTFAPVREDDITQHKIHRERAVLLPEDAQIINQAKLRGNRVVAIGTTSVRTLETAAIRSAAYGTPYNDPDSVQATLASLADTTCPWRPVIAIDEATDLYIIPGYRFRAVDVMLTNFHLPRSTLLMLVSAFAGRDQILHAYEEAIQRDYRFYSLGDACLLI
- a CDS encoding DUF2905 domain-containing protein, which codes for MSDMSSIGRMIIVLGVALVVLGLLFSVLGRIPFLRDFGHLPGDIHVQSRNFSCFAPIVSMIILSILLTLALNIILRLLSR
- the ruvB gene encoding Holliday junction branch migration DNA helicase RuvB, with the protein product MTDASRMVSGKKRAEDRVDAAMRPTRLNEMTGQDRLVENLRILIEAAKGRHEPLDHVLLYGPPGLGKTTFAHVIANEMEVNIRITAGPSIERAGDLAAILTHLREGDVLFIDEIHRLGRAVEEVLYPAMEDFALDIVIGKGPSAKNVRLNLPRFTVIGATTRLALLTAPLRARFGAVYRLDFYSIEAMHDIVVRAAGLLNVPIDVDGTHEIARRARGTPRVALRLLKRVRDYAEVRADGEITEQVAGEALDLLEIDLLGLDDIDRRVLHAIIEKFDGGPVGLETIAASISEEPDTIMDVYEPYLLQLGFLERTPRGRTATRRAYEHLKIKRPQRQEPLF
- the upp gene encoding uracil phosphoribosyltransferase, which translates into the protein MNNVFVSNHPLIKHKLTLLRSTKTEHKKFRELIRELAMLLGYEATANLDLDDVPVQTPLAITPGYRLHEEIGLVPILRAGLGMVEGFHEMIPGAQVWHLGLYRDEKTLRPVSYYNKLPVEPTVQVCLILDPMLATGGSAVAAIDVLKEWGVKRIKFVGLIAAPEGLEVVQAAHPDIPIHLAAIDEHLNEHGFIVPGLGDAGDRQFGTA